The Megalopta genalis isolate 19385.01 chromosome 12, iyMegGena1_principal, whole genome shotgun sequence genome window below encodes:
- the LOC117217460 gene encoding uncharacterized protein LOC117217460, which produces MEKITHLWNVNQFITKLNCSQSVNLQTYYIQRCRTFNQKVKMPLKNFGPSVMCPYCGSLWNTIDHRIRISKGKPLSRSIRKIIHSMDNYKKPVSKFHKSLVQKCLKSKMNCLIIKCSVCLKSTRIPFDKPPRKKLPKFNNESVQASQKRKKKRIKDKTAGLNIPGNLSMETGTIKLQETATKKVGSTTNFITPTQKLKKLNINRLKDIVNHGATPHKGKSLHSFLTEF; this is translated from the exons ATGGAGAAAATAACACACTTGTGGAATGTAAATCAGTTTATTACGAAATTGAATTGTTCTCAGAGTGTGAATTTACAAACGTATTATAT ACAAAGATGTAGAACATTTAACCAAAAAGTGAAAATGCCATTGAAAAATTTTGGCCCATCAGTGATGTGTCCTTATTGCGGATCACTTTGGAATACGATAGATCATAGAATCAGGATATCGAAAGGCAAGCCACTTTCCAGATCCATTAGAAAGATTATACATTCCATGGATAACTATAAGAAACCTGTATCTAAATTTCACAAAAGTTTAGTGCAGAAATGTTTAAAAagtaaaatgaattgtttaataattaaatgttcGGTATGCTTAAAAAGTACTAGGATACCTTTTGATAAACCACCAAGAAAAAAATTACCTAAATTTAATAATGAAAGCGTTCAAGCATCGCAAAAACGTAAGAAGAAGAGGATCAAGGATAAAACTGCGGGTTTAAATATTCCTGGAAATTTAAGTATGGAAACTGGTACGATAAAATTACAAGAAACAGCTACGAAGAAAGTAGGAAGCACTACAAATTTTATTACACCAACtcagaaattaaaaaaattaaatataaatcgaTTAAAAGATATTGTAAACCATGGTGCAACGCCTCACAAAGGAAAAAGTCTGCACAGTTTCTTAACAGAGTTCTGA
- the LOC117217459 gene encoding type 1 phosphatidylinositol 4,5-bisphosphate 4-phosphatase yields MVEGKEGERQPLLRREHDNYSSHSSEFLDESLVTVNTVSPIGPNELPPPYESLSGNGLPMVTCRVCQAMIDISGKRDQHVVKCCRCNEATPIRNAPPGKKYVRCPCNCLLICKSSSQRIACPRPNCKRIINLAPSPITPPVLCLPGMCRVCCAHCHDTFLFNTLNNALARCPHCRKISSVGPDFARGRAIAFLIVGIIALIVAIAVTVGTYMYAKTHGGIYVVYVGAFLAALLCLGRSIYYFTMKISLIEGPM; encoded by the exons ATGGTAGAGGGCAAGGAGGGCGAGCGACAGCCGTTATTAAGAAGGGAGCATGATAATTACAGTTCACATAGTTCTGAGTTCTTAg ATGAAAGCCTAGTGACGGTTAATACTGTGTCCCCAATTGGTCCCAATGAATTACCTCCACCCTATGAATCACTTAGTGGAAATGGTCTGCCTATGGTTACATGTAGAGTTTGTCAAGCTATGATAGATATATCTGGTAAAAGAGATCAACATGTTGTCAAATGTTGTCGATGCAACGAGGCTACA CCTATAAGAAACGCACCACCGGGAAAGAAATATGTTCGTTGTCCATGTAATTGTTTGTTAATATGTAAAAGCTCCTCACAACGTATTGCATGTCCAAGACCAAATTGTAAACGTATTATTAATCTCGCTCCAAGTCCAATTACACCACCTGTTTTATGTTTGCCTGGAATGTGTAGAGTATGCTGTGCTCACTGTCATGATACATTCTTG TTTAACACGTTAAACAATGCGTTGGCTCGATGTCCACATTGCCGAAAGATATCTTCCGTTGGACCAGACTTTGCTAGAGGTCGAGCTATTGCATTTTTAATTGTTGGAATCATAGCCTTAATAGTTGCGATAGCTGTGACT GTTGGAACATATATGTATGCGAAAACTCATGGTGGAATTTATGTGGTTTATGTCG GTGCATTTTTAGCAGCACTTTTGTGCCTGGGACGCAGCATTTATTATTTCACAATGAAAATTAGTTTGATAGAAGGTCCTATGTAG